From the genome of Hyperolius riggenbachi isolate aHypRig1 chromosome 9, aHypRig1.pri, whole genome shotgun sequence, one region includes:
- the IFT27 gene encoding intraflagellar transport protein 27 homolog, which translates to MVKLSAKCIVAGDSTVGKSTLIQLFRSDGSHFQKNYTMTTTMDVIVKTVQIPDSGDQVELFLCDSPGKPLFYEMTETLWDQPGALCLVFDVTSEASFANCARWLQRVKSKTISPQLPGVLVANKADLTGRRVVDKHQAEEWAASHGLEYFETSAKELENYDEPFRALAKMFHHLYYERLETFRNLL; encoded by the exons GTGACTCCACTGTTGGGAAAAGCACTCTGATCCAGCTCTTCAGGAGTGATGGGAGCCACTTTCAGAAGAATTACACTATG ACAACTACTATGGATGTTATTGTGAAAACCGTACAGATTCCAGACTCAGGTGACCAAGTG GAACTCTTCCTGTGTGATTCTCCGGGGAAGCCCTTGTTTTATGAGATGACGGAAACATtg TGGGACCAGCCTGGCGCTCTGTGTTTAGTGTTTGATGTGACCAGCGAGGCCTCCTTTGCAAACTGCGCAAGGTGGCTACAACGAGTCAAATCCAAGACCATTAGCCCTCAGCTGCCAG GCGTCCTGGTGGCCAACAAGGCAGACCTGACCGGCCGCAGAGTGGTGGACAAGCACCAGGCGGAGGAGTGGGCAGCCAGCCACGGACTGGAGTATTTCGAGACATCCGCG AAGGAGCTGGAGAACTATGACGAGCCGTTCCGAGCGTTGGCCAAGATGTTCCACCACCTGTACTACGAGAGGCTGGAGACCTTCAGAAACCTCCTGTAG